Proteins encoded in a region of the Halioglobus maricola genome:
- a CDS encoding TonB-dependent receptor — protein sequence MKPCTARTPLFAAIAMATAVGSPAVVAQSEGESFSLEEVVVTARRRSESLQDVPIAVTAISGDALTLKGASDITELAQAVPSVTLEPSRATNTTLTAFIRGVGQQDPLAGFEQGVGLYMDDVYMSRPQGNVVDIYDVERIEVLRGPQGTLYGRNTMGGAIRYVTRRLDDELSGSLKASYGDYDQVDLVGTISVPLGDTFRVGGTLASFQRDGFGESLTTGDDNYSKDILAYRLSAEWLPTEDLLVRFSYDDTQDESDPVAGYRPRAGAASGEPVLSDIRDTWAGAADNATTAGINGNNEVEADGWALSVDWNFGDHYTLRSITADRSDYTESVIDFDSLSVDDFDAPVIYDNEQFTQEFQLLYSGEKMNLVTGLFYIDATASNDFDVVLGQLGRVAYGTELTSYTGGTVDTESWSAFADMTWNFTERLSVAVGVRYTEDERSVDVYRASYLGVGSPFFGNDDAFLLGATSDYEASETWDDWSPRVNVSYLWNDDMTVYAGYSQGFKAGMFDPRGANFVTPAVEEGVDPETLDSYEVGFKSTYWDGRAVTNIALFYSEYTDMQVPGSVGIDSDGDGTNDDFVGTLTNAGESEIAGIEIEGTFLLTERLSMQVAASFLDTDITEWIVNDVDVSDDRYIQNTPEEMAYVGFNYVMDAFGGDLNWNASYSYKGDITQFEFEAPVIDQDSHDIVNASVVWLSAADTWLLGIHGKNLTDEDVKTAGYCFGNEVYCSAIGLEDNTTIFYGPPRTWTVTAEYRF from the coding sequence ATGAAACCTTGTACCGCCCGTACGCCGCTTTTCGCTGCCATCGCGATGGCCACTGCTGTGGGTTCCCCCGCTGTTGTCGCCCAGAGTGAAGGTGAGAGTTTCTCCCTCGAGGAAGTGGTCGTTACCGCCCGCCGCCGTTCTGAGAGCCTGCAGGATGTGCCCATCGCAGTTACGGCTATCTCAGGTGACGCCCTGACCTTGAAAGGGGCCTCCGATATAACCGAGCTGGCGCAGGCTGTTCCCAGCGTTACTCTCGAGCCTTCCAGGGCTACTAACACTACCCTCACAGCGTTCATTCGGGGTGTGGGACAACAAGACCCGCTGGCTGGTTTCGAGCAGGGCGTCGGCCTGTACATGGACGATGTCTACATGTCTCGCCCCCAGGGAAATGTGGTGGACATCTACGATGTAGAACGTATCGAAGTGCTGCGTGGTCCGCAGGGTACGCTGTATGGCCGCAATACCATGGGTGGCGCCATTCGCTATGTCACCCGACGGCTTGACGATGAGCTCAGCGGGAGCTTGAAAGCAAGCTATGGTGACTACGATCAGGTTGATCTGGTGGGAACGATCAGTGTGCCGCTCGGCGATACCTTCCGTGTGGGGGGAACACTGGCATCTTTTCAGCGCGACGGATTCGGCGAGAGCCTTACCACGGGCGATGACAACTACAGCAAGGATATTCTGGCCTATCGTCTGAGCGCCGAGTGGTTGCCGACGGAAGATTTGCTGGTGCGATTCTCCTACGACGACACTCAGGATGAGTCGGACCCGGTGGCGGGCTATCGTCCACGCGCCGGAGCGGCCTCTGGCGAACCTGTGCTGAGCGATATCCGCGATACCTGGGCGGGCGCTGCTGACAATGCGACCACGGCTGGAATCAATGGCAACAATGAAGTCGAAGCCGATGGCTGGGCGCTCTCCGTAGACTGGAACTTCGGCGACCACTATACGCTTCGCTCGATTACTGCTGACCGTTCCGACTACACCGAATCCGTGATCGATTTCGACAGCTTGTCAGTGGACGATTTCGACGCGCCAGTGATCTACGACAACGAGCAATTCACGCAGGAATTCCAGCTGCTATACAGCGGCGAAAAAATGAACCTGGTCACGGGCTTATTCTACATCGACGCAACTGCCTCCAATGATTTCGATGTTGTCCTGGGGCAGTTGGGCCGCGTGGCCTACGGTACTGAATTGACGTCCTATACAGGCGGCACGGTGGACACTGAGTCCTGGTCGGCGTTTGCTGATATGACCTGGAACTTTACTGAAAGGCTGTCCGTCGCTGTGGGTGTTCGCTATACCGAGGATGAGCGCTCAGTCGATGTGTACAGGGCAAGCTATCTTGGGGTGGGCTCACCCTTCTTTGGCAACGATGATGCTTTCCTCCTGGGTGCGACAAGCGACTATGAGGCCAGCGAAACCTGGGATGATTGGTCCCCTCGTGTCAACGTCAGCTATCTGTGGAATGACGACATGACGGTATACGCTGGCTACAGCCAGGGCTTCAAAGCGGGAATGTTCGATCCACGCGGCGCAAATTTTGTGACTCCCGCCGTTGAAGAGGGTGTGGATCCCGAGACACTGGACTCCTATGAAGTGGGTTTCAAATCCACCTACTGGGACGGTCGGGCGGTGACCAACATCGCGCTTTTCTATTCGGAATACACCGACATGCAGGTGCCTGGTTCGGTCGGTATCGACAGCGACGGTGACGGCACCAATGACGATTTTGTCGGCACGCTGACTAACGCGGGCGAGTCGGAAATCGCGGGTATCGAGATCGAAGGTACCTTCCTGCTGACTGAGCGATTGAGCATGCAAGTCGCAGCGAGTTTTCTGGATACAGATATCACCGAGTGGATCGTCAATGATGTCGACGTCTCTGATGATCGCTACATTCAGAACACACCGGAAGAGATGGCTTATGTTGGCTTCAACTACGTGATGGATGCCTTCGGCGGCGATTTGAACTGGAACGCCAGCTACTCCTATAAGGGAGATATCACCCAGTTCGAATTTGAAGCGCCGGTGATCGACCAGGACTCCCACGACATCGTCAATGCCAGTGTCGTCTGGTTGTCAGCGGCCGACACCTGGTTGCTGGGCATTCACGGTAAAAACCTGACCGACGAAGATGTTAAAACTGCCGGTTATTGTTTCGGTAATGAGGTCTACTGCTCAGCGATCGGCCTGGAGGACAACACGACTATTTTCTACGGCCCGCCCCGTACCTGGACGGTGACCGCAGAGTATCGCTTCTAG
- a CDS encoding sodium:solute symporter family transporter, whose protein sequence is MSPEIFKYLMVGGYALLVYWLSWLGMRRTRSVEGFSIGNKDMSPYLVGITLAASISSTATFVINPGFVYTHGLSAYIHYGVAGSLGILTAFLVLTRGFLRLGEDSAAVTIPQWIYYRYNHRGFSLFFAFINLLSITFVVLILVGCSLLVTGLFPVEQKTALIMVLLFVFSYVLMGGTYAHAYTNSLQGIMMMLVTVVLFVLGFKYFDGDFLGSLNRIGEGYGSIYNPDSNLYFDFFSVFLSGFVVTFALMLQPHILTKVLYLRSEKDIGKFIGTTVAVGSLFMLMLMIGFYARLSGVDVGAQDTVVREYLLHEFSSSLWGEYVLVFIFITLLAAGMSTLDGILVSLSAMVVNDIVHPLAGEKVDGLVMSRWVLVGVGIVGVVLAWNPPPLIGLFAQKGVYGLAAASLVPVLFGVLVRRHIPLWVVAGSAAIGLLLHLGLNLFGGVENPAVSATYAILAALAFGLAGLFLTRNTPNNHPAGV, encoded by the coding sequence ATGAGCCCAGAAATTTTCAAGTACCTGATGGTAGGGGGCTACGCGCTACTGGTGTACTGGCTATCGTGGCTGGGCATGCGCCGAACCCGCAGTGTCGAGGGTTTTTCGATTGGCAACAAGGATATGAGTCCCTATCTGGTTGGCATAACCCTGGCAGCGTCTATTTCATCCACGGCGACCTTCGTAATCAACCCGGGCTTTGTCTACACCCATGGTCTTTCCGCGTATATCCATTACGGCGTCGCAGGCTCTCTGGGTATTCTCACCGCATTTCTTGTGCTGACCAGGGGCTTCCTGCGCCTCGGAGAAGATAGCGCCGCTGTTACGATCCCCCAGTGGATTTATTATCGTTACAACCACCGTGGTTTCAGCCTGTTCTTCGCGTTTATTAACCTGCTCTCCATTACCTTCGTGGTACTGATTCTGGTGGGCTGTAGTTTGTTGGTGACCGGTCTTTTTCCCGTGGAGCAGAAGACCGCCTTGATTATGGTCCTGCTGTTTGTGTTCTCTTACGTTTTGATGGGGGGCACGTATGCCCACGCCTATACGAATTCCTTGCAGGGCATCATGATGATGTTGGTGACTGTGGTTTTGTTTGTACTGGGCTTCAAGTACTTCGACGGTGATTTTCTGGGATCCCTGAACAGAATCGGCGAGGGCTACGGCTCGATTTACAATCCCGACAGCAATCTCTACTTCGACTTCTTTTCGGTCTTTCTGAGTGGGTTTGTCGTGACATTCGCGCTGATGCTACAGCCGCATATTCTGACCAAGGTTTTGTATCTTCGCAGCGAAAAAGACATTGGCAAGTTCATTGGCACGACCGTCGCGGTGGGCTCGCTGTTTATGCTGATGTTGATGATTGGTTTTTATGCGCGCCTCTCCGGCGTGGACGTGGGGGCCCAGGATACGGTGGTCCGGGAATACCTGCTGCACGAATTCAGCTCCTCGCTGTGGGGCGAGTATGTGCTGGTGTTTATCTTTATTACCCTGCTGGCTGCGGGGATGAGTACGCTTGACGGCATCCTGGTCTCGCTTTCCGCAATGGTAGTGAACGATATCGTGCATCCGCTGGCCGGCGAAAAGGTGGACGGCCTGGTCATGTCCCGCTGGGTACTCGTGGGTGTAGGCATTGTCGGTGTTGTTCTCGCATGGAACCCGCCGCCATTGATCGGCTTGTTCGCCCAGAAGGGCGTCTATGGGCTCGCGGCAGCGTCGCTTGTGCCGGTGCTGTTCGGCGTGCTGGTGCGGCGCCATATTCCCCTTTGGGTGGTGGCGGGTTCTGCCGCGATAGGCCTGCTCCTGCACCTTGGGCTCAACTTGTTCGGCGGGGTGGAAAACCCGGCCGTTTCAGCCACATACGCGATACTGGCGGCGCTGGCTTTCGGTCTTGCTGGTTTATTCCTGACACGTAATACGCCCAACAATCACCCTGCCGGCGTGTAA
- a CDS encoding TonB-dependent receptor domain-containing protein codes for MKRKQPIPAKLPLAVLSALAGMSASATAQETDIEISATVPQIEEVFVTGQFIPDEKRDTSEISNLVGEDDMNLVPETTVGATLSRVAGLSLVGGKYVYVRGLGERYSSTLLNRSRISSPVPFQKTVPLDIVPNNIVKSLLVQKTYSAQYPGDFSGGVVDIRTKTIPDEDYFVAKLRIGGNSETTGGDGIFYRGGENDNWGWDDGTRKIPKNVQGLTSEEFEDVDYPQKANLGASFYNNWDIYEKDMKPIYSGEAELGKRFDFDNGMALGVLGNVKYTNVWNNTIKDLARYEFTGVDGGSNQTVDYTRWITKQTVNLSGFLNLGLELNQDNSLSFTALNLRQSEDEVQQDRGLSSEDDVTDGTFVESYRLQWTENEIESFQLTGEHYFSSLNDMLFEWRIVDGSGSREAPDTRTYTYAEDNSGYMSLVDPSRQAAGDLRDVYQAPDRNYSQLEDEIDDYGFDIELPIDFLESTIKAGYSDYERGRESEDRLFRFGLQPSAPDYVSWMTPQQLFSTDNWANQYLTVRDFSAGQANASGIFPFAESSEEVSAFYGTIDSQVLPSVRVQLGVRNEDTDITADAWGGNTEQGTENLVKRSYSDTLPGGSVTWEFLENMQVRVAYSETVNRPSLLEITGSTLRNPEDQNLYRGNVFLEPADVENLDLRWEWYFGAADEMSVGVFSKDFTDPIELAKIQAQGDIFTWFNAEEATLEGVEFDIRKELYFGEWFGMSPEWDGFRVSANVSWIDSEVTLLGDGETAADVPLTGGRQIAPLYSNERPMTGQSDLLGNVLFSYQGYDNGITGSIAYNFTGERIVLVGDNNAPDIVEEDRHRVDVLLKYAFEWQNSELELEAKAANIFDSEVEWTQGGQLYERWDPGVTYSLGLKARF; via the coding sequence ATGAAACGTAAGCAACCAATACCTGCGAAGCTGCCTCTTGCGGTACTGTCAGCCCTGGCGGGAATGTCCGCCAGCGCTACAGCACAGGAGACAGACATCGAGATCAGCGCCACGGTGCCGCAGATCGAAGAAGTATTTGTGACCGGCCAGTTCATCCCGGACGAAAAACGGGACACCTCTGAAATCTCCAACCTCGTTGGTGAAGACGATATGAACCTGGTGCCGGAGACAACAGTCGGCGCGACCCTCTCCAGGGTGGCAGGCCTTAGCCTCGTAGGCGGCAAATACGTCTACGTTCGCGGTCTGGGTGAGCGCTACTCTTCGACCCTGCTTAACCGGTCGCGTATCTCCTCCCCGGTTCCGTTCCAGAAGACGGTGCCCCTAGACATTGTTCCCAACAATATCGTGAAGAGCCTGTTGGTGCAGAAGACCTATTCTGCTCAGTACCCAGGCGACTTCTCCGGTGGTGTTGTGGACATCCGTACCAAGACCATTCCCGATGAAGACTACTTCGTCGCCAAGTTGCGGATCGGCGGCAATTCCGAAACTACAGGCGGCGACGGAATTTTTTACCGCGGTGGCGAGAACGACAACTGGGGCTGGGACGATGGCACTCGCAAAATTCCCAAGAATGTCCAGGGGCTTACCAGTGAAGAGTTTGAAGACGTAGATTACCCCCAGAAAGCCAACCTGGGTGCCAGCTTCTACAACAACTGGGATATCTACGAAAAAGATATGAAGCCCATTTACAGTGGCGAAGCTGAGCTGGGTAAGCGTTTCGATTTCGACAATGGTATGGCGCTGGGCGTATTGGGTAACGTCAAGTACACCAATGTGTGGAATAACACGATCAAGGATCTTGCGCGCTATGAGTTCACTGGTGTCGATGGCGGCAGCAACCAAACCGTTGATTACACACGCTGGATTACCAAGCAAACCGTAAACCTGTCTGGCTTCCTAAACCTTGGTCTGGAGCTTAATCAGGATAACTCGCTGTCTTTCACAGCGCTGAATCTGCGTCAGTCTGAGGACGAAGTTCAACAGGATCGCGGCCTGTCTTCTGAAGACGATGTGACAGACGGAACTTTTGTCGAGAGCTATCGCCTGCAGTGGACTGAAAACGAGATCGAGTCGTTTCAGCTGACCGGCGAGCACTACTTCAGCAGCCTCAACGACATGTTGTTCGAGTGGCGTATCGTAGACGGCTCCGGTTCCAGGGAAGCGCCTGATACCCGCACTTACACATACGCAGAGGACAACAGCGGCTATATGTCTCTGGTTGACCCCAGCCGTCAGGCAGCTGGCGACTTGCGGGATGTTTACCAGGCGCCTGATCGCAATTACAGCCAACTCGAAGATGAGATTGACGACTATGGTTTCGATATAGAGTTGCCGATCGATTTTCTCGAAAGCACCATCAAGGCGGGCTACTCCGACTACGAGCGTGGTCGCGAGAGTGAAGATCGCCTGTTCCGCTTTGGCCTGCAGCCATCGGCACCTGACTACGTGTCGTGGATGACGCCGCAACAGTTGTTCAGCACTGATAACTGGGCGAACCAGTATCTGACGGTGCGAGATTTCTCTGCCGGCCAGGCCAATGCTTCAGGGATCTTCCCGTTTGCCGAGTCGTCCGAGGAAGTGAGCGCTTTTTACGGCACCATTGACTCGCAGGTTTTGCCTTCGGTTCGGGTGCAACTGGGTGTTCGCAACGAAGATACGGACATCACCGCTGATGCCTGGGGTGGTAACACCGAACAGGGCACAGAAAACCTTGTGAAACGCTCCTATTCCGATACCTTGCCCGGCGGCTCGGTCACCTGGGAATTCCTGGAGAATATGCAGGTTCGAGTGGCTTATTCGGAAACAGTAAACCGTCCGAGCTTGCTGGAGATCACCGGTTCTACCCTGCGCAATCCCGAAGATCAAAACCTCTATCGCGGTAATGTATTTTTGGAACCCGCCGATGTGGAGAACCTGGATTTACGCTGGGAGTGGTATTTCGGAGCGGCAGACGAAATGTCAGTTGGTGTGTTCTCCAAGGACTTCACCGATCCGATCGAGCTTGCCAAGATTCAGGCACAGGGCGATATCTTCACCTGGTTCAACGCGGAAGAGGCCACGCTGGAAGGTGTGGAGTTCGATATCCGTAAAGAGCTTTACTTCGGCGAATGGTTCGGCATGAGTCCTGAGTGGGACGGTTTCCGCGTATCGGCGAACGTCTCCTGGATTGATTCAGAGGTGACTCTTCTGGGTGACGGCGAAACCGCGGCAGACGTGCCTCTGACCGGCGGTCGCCAGATCGCTCCGCTCTATTCCAACGAGCGCCCCATGACCGGCCAGTCTGACCTGCTGGGGAATGTGTTGTTCTCCTACCAGGGTTATGACAACGGTATCACCGGTAGTATTGCCTACAACTTTACTGGCGAGCGGATCGTGCTGGTGGGTGACAACAATGCGCCGGATATCGTCGAGGAAGACCGCCACCGTGTCGACGTACTGTTGAAGTACGCCTTCGAATGGCAGAACTCTGAATTGGAGTTGGAGGCCAAGGCGGCCAATATTTTCGACTCAGAAGTTGAGTGGACCCAGGGAGGCCAGCTATACGAGCGCTGGGATCCGGGCGTCACCTACAGTCTTGGCTTGAAGGCCAGGTTCTAG
- a CDS encoding class I adenylate-forming enzyme family protein, translated as MNRFDSVAPLMPEIFSLHGKWRGAKDAVICGDARWSWAEFCAANHRFAHGLRARGVRTGDRVAIVMSNGLPMVQAIFGIMASGACSVPINLSVSDDALAGMLSDAGIVALVATAEQAVRIRKMAGSLPASLQLLVTDSHAVDDWISLDELCAGQPESMPSPDYDGDTPLNIIYSSGTTGLPKGILHNHRGRRDWAYDLAIALRYNGSARTLLTIGLYSNISWVAMLCTLIAGGTLVVQSRFDAVEFLRSTEEEGITHTAMVPIQFQRVVELLKAGNGDVSSMQGMMSCGSPLHESLKQEIFEYFPCGIIELYGLTEGIITTLEPEEAEGRWSSVGKPLIGTDICIVDDNDRVVGTNQSGEIVSRGRISMPGYWAREDATLEAEFIDASGVQWLRSGDIGYVDDEGYLYIVDRKKDMILSGGQNIYPQDIEAILFDHPAIDDVAVIGLASARWGETPVALVVPADTGCEPGSLKEWANSHLGKQQRLADVILVDELPRNPNGKILKRELRQQFKDREYG; from the coding sequence GTGAACAGATTTGATTCAGTCGCCCCCTTGATGCCGGAGATCTTCTCGCTACACGGCAAATGGCGGGGCGCCAAGGACGCGGTGATTTGCGGGGACGCGCGCTGGAGCTGGGCTGAGTTCTGTGCAGCCAACCATCGCTTTGCCCACGGCCTGCGCGCGCGCGGTGTGCGCACTGGCGACCGGGTAGCCATCGTCATGTCCAATGGCCTGCCCATGGTTCAAGCCATTTTCGGCATCATGGCTTCCGGAGCCTGCTCGGTGCCCATCAACCTGTCTGTTAGTGACGATGCTTTAGCAGGCATGCTCAGCGATGCTGGCATTGTCGCGCTCGTTGCCACGGCGGAGCAGGCTGTTCGCATCCGCAAAATGGCCGGTAGTTTGCCCGCGTCACTGCAGCTACTGGTGACCGACAGCCACGCTGTCGATGATTGGATTTCTCTCGACGAATTGTGCGCAGGCCAGCCGGAGTCTATGCCATCTCCAGATTACGACGGTGATACGCCGCTCAATATCATTTACAGCTCTGGCACTACCGGCTTGCCCAAAGGCATTCTGCACAATCACCGTGGGCGACGTGACTGGGCCTACGATCTCGCGATTGCGTTGCGCTACAACGGCTCCGCTCGAACGCTGCTTACCATCGGGCTCTACTCCAATATTTCCTGGGTGGCGATGCTCTGTACGCTAATCGCCGGCGGCACCCTCGTTGTACAGTCTCGATTTGATGCGGTGGAGTTTTTGCGCAGTACAGAAGAGGAGGGGATCACCCACACGGCTATGGTGCCGATCCAGTTTCAGCGCGTGGTTGAATTGCTTAAGGCGGGGAATGGCGATGTCTCAAGTATGCAGGGCATGATGAGTTGTGGTTCGCCATTGCACGAGAGCCTCAAGCAGGAGATTTTCGAGTACTTCCCCTGCGGGATTATTGAACTTTACGGTCTTACCGAAGGTATTATTACGACACTGGAGCCGGAGGAGGCCGAAGGCCGTTGGTCGAGTGTGGGCAAGCCGCTTATCGGCACCGACATCTGTATTGTCGATGACAATGACAGGGTTGTTGGCACGAATCAGAGCGGCGAGATTGTGTCCCGGGGCCGCATCTCGATGCCGGGTTACTGGGCGCGTGAAGACGCGACCCTGGAAGCAGAGTTCATTGACGCAAGCGGTGTACAGTGGCTGCGCTCAGGCGACATCGGCTATGTGGACGATGAAGGCTACCTCTATATCGTCGATCGAAAGAAGGACATGATCTTGTCCGGTGGTCAGAATATCTATCCGCAGGATATCGAAGCGATCCTGTTTGATCATCCGGCGATCGATGATGTCGCCGTGATTGGCCTGGCCAGCGCTCGATGGGGTGAGACTCCTGTTGCACTGGTGGTACCTGCTGACACAGGCTGTGAGCCGGGTTCATTAAAAGAGTGGGCTAACAGTCATCTGGGTAAACAGCAGCGCCTGGCAGATGTCATCCTGGTTGATGAGTTGCCACGCAACCCGAACGGCAAGATACTGAAGCGCGAATTGCGCCAACAGTTCAAGGACCGTGAATATGGCTGA
- a CDS encoding TetR/AcrR family transcriptional regulator, protein MSKRAPSPKSERILDAAEELFALHGFDGVTLRQIATSAGVDVALASYHFGKKLDLFNAVFERRAGDLNDSRLNALRECQQQAGKKGPTVEQVIEAFLRPLEIAQETGDDGWKNYLALIAYINNSPYWGQKMMSKLFDKLVLEFIEALRGALPGARDEDLYWCYHNLSGALTLTLAQTGRIDKLSGGKCRSSDFQAAYDHMIPFTAAGFRKVCGSK, encoded by the coding sequence ATGAGTAAACGCGCACCCAGTCCCAAGAGCGAGCGCATCCTCGATGCGGCGGAAGAACTTTTTGCCCTGCATGGTTTCGATGGCGTGACCCTGCGTCAGATCGCCACGAGTGCCGGCGTCGACGTGGCCCTGGCCAGCTACCATTTCGGCAAGAAACTCGACCTGTTCAACGCAGTATTTGAACGCAGGGCGGGCGACCTTAATGACTCGCGCCTGAACGCTCTGCGCGAGTGCCAGCAACAAGCCGGCAAGAAAGGCCCCACCGTAGAGCAAGTCATTGAAGCGTTCCTGCGCCCTCTGGAAATCGCCCAGGAGACCGGGGATGACGGCTGGAAGAATTATCTGGCACTCATTGCGTACATCAACAACTCCCCCTATTGGGGCCAGAAAATGATGTCCAAGTTATTCGACAAACTGGTATTGGAATTTATTGAGGCACTGCGGGGCGCCTTGCCCGGGGCCCGGGATGAAGATCTTTACTGGTGTTACCACAACTTGTCCGGCGCTCTAACCCTTACCCTGGCGCAGACTGGCCGAATCGATAAACTTTCCGGGGGGAAATGCCGCTCCAGCGATTTCCAGGCGGCATACGATCACATGATCCCGTTTACTGCGGCAGGATTCCGCAAAGTGTGCGGTTCGAAATAG